The Desulfovibrio subterraneus genome has a segment encoding these proteins:
- a CDS encoding YkgJ family cysteine cluster protein produces the protein MLPDFSDIFDRYEALVAEVDTVFAKVAEQHPKCVTCEKGCSDCCHALFDLSLVEAMYLNKSFIENFGDGEGRSNIIIRANEADRKSYKLKRQAYRDSQAGVDTQTILENMARERLRCPLLGTGESCELYQHRPITCRLYGIPTAIGGKAHTCGKAAFEKGKPYPTVHMDKIQDRLIALSQEIADRVQSKFSELSGVFVPVSMALLTVYDEQYLGVRTPKKDAEK, from the coding sequence ATGTTACCGGATTTTTCTGATATTTTCGACAGATATGAAGCACTGGTTGCCGAAGTGGATACCGTGTTCGCCAAAGTTGCCGAACAGCATCCCAAATGTGTGACCTGTGAAAAAGGCTGCAGCGACTGCTGCCATGCCCTCTTTGACCTCAGTCTCGTTGAAGCCATGTACCTGAACAAAAGCTTCATAGAGAATTTCGGCGACGGCGAGGGCCGCTCAAACATCATCATCCGAGCCAACGAAGCAGACCGCAAGTCGTACAAGCTCAAGCGGCAGGCCTACCGCGACTCGCAGGCCGGAGTCGACACACAGACCATTCTCGAAAACATGGCCCGCGAACGCCTGCGCTGCCCCCTGCTGGGTACAGGCGAATCCTGCGAGCTGTACCAGCACCGCCCCATCACCTGCCGTCTTTACGGCATTCCCACCGCCATCGGCGGCAAGGCGCACACTTGCGGCAAGGCTGCCTTTGAAAAGGGCAAGCCCTACCCCACCGTGCATATGGACAAGATACAGGACCGTCTGATCGCCCTGAGTCAGGAAATTGCAGACAGGGTCCAGTCCAAATTCAGCGAACTTTCCGGCGTGTTCGTACCCGTTTCCATGGCGCTGCTCACCGTATACGATGAACAGTATCTGGGTGTCCGCACGCCCAAGAAGGACGCAGAGAAATGA
- a CDS encoding ferredoxin, whose translation MGWNVTVDHDKCTGDGECVDVCPVEVYELQDGKAVPVNEEECLGCESCIEVCESDAITIEEV comes from the coding sequence ATGGGTTGGAACGTAACTGTTGATCACGACAAGTGCACCGGCGACGGCGAATGCGTAGACGTATGTCCCGTTGAAGTTTACGAACTGCAGGACGGCAAGGCTGTTCCGGTGAACGAAGAAGAATGTCTGGGCTGCGAATCTTGCATCGAAGTGTGCGAGTCCGACGCCATCACCATTGAAGAAGTTTAA
- a CDS encoding trypsin-like peptidase domain-containing protein, which produces MSRPTAYTLFTIMTALLAFCVLPAHAMNATAYEALEASQSQRITPVVRAVQKVAPAVVNITTQRMVERRASPFGDIFQDEFFREFLGRSGIPTQQMQQSLGSGVIIDGKQQLVLTNAHVIEGATAIQVLLQDGRSFDADMVGSDPDFDLAVLRLKNATDLPEAPMASSADIMPGETVIAIGNPFGFGHTVTTGVVSALNRSIKTEQGVFTDFIQTDAAINPGNSGGPLLNIEGQLIGVNTAIFAKAEGIGFAIPIDKAKRAVAELLDTGSVSPVWLGVAGQNIDQRMASWLRMKSTRGMLVTEVYDDTPAARAGIRPGDVLLSLNGITVEDNDHYLQLLRNHTQNELVRLGMQRDGRDMTLNLRTVALAPDLARKLAEQRWGFVAVAAKNGLTVQSIRAGSPAAQLGLQQGDIIVKIGGIAMQTYGNYLYAFTKHRLDATVLMLVAREGRGYYVRMKMQ; this is translated from the coding sequence ATGAGCCGTCCGACTGCATACACGCTTTTCACCATCATGACCGCCTTGCTCGCCTTCTGCGTGCTTCCCGCACACGCCATGAACGCCACTGCCTATGAAGCGCTGGAAGCCAGCCAAAGCCAGCGCATCACGCCGGTTGTCCGGGCAGTGCAGAAGGTGGCCCCCGCCGTTGTCAACATCACCACCCAGCGCATGGTGGAACGACGCGCATCGCCCTTCGGGGACATATTTCAGGATGAATTCTTCCGCGAATTTCTGGGCAGAAGCGGCATTCCCACCCAGCAGATGCAGCAGAGCCTCGGCTCCGGCGTCATTATTGACGGCAAGCAGCAACTGGTGTTGACCAACGCCCATGTCATAGAGGGTGCCACCGCCATTCAGGTTCTGCTGCAGGACGGCCGCTCGTTTGATGCAGATATGGTCGGCTCCGACCCGGACTTCGACCTTGCCGTGCTCCGTCTCAAAAATGCCACCGACCTGCCGGAAGCCCCCATGGCCAGCTCGGCAGATATCATGCCCGGAGAAACCGTCATTGCCATCGGCAACCCTTTCGGATTCGGGCATACGGTAACCACGGGGGTTGTCTCGGCCCTCAACCGTTCCATCAAGACAGAACAGGGCGTCTTCACAGACTTCATCCAGACCGATGCGGCCATCAATCCCGGCAACAGCGGCGGCCCCCTGCTCAATATTGAAGGCCAGCTCATCGGCGTGAACACGGCCATCTTCGCCAAGGCAGAGGGCATAGGCTTTGCCATTCCCATCGACAAGGCAAAGCGCGCCGTGGCCGAACTGCTTGATACGGGCAGCGTTTCCCCCGTCTGGCTCGGCGTTGCAGGCCAGAATATCGATCAGCGCATGGCCTCGTGGCTGCGCATGAAATCCACCCGCGGCATGCTGGTGACGGAAGTGTATGACGATACGCCTGCGGCACGCGCGGGCATTCGCCCGGGCGATGTTCTGCTCAGCCTGAACGGCATAACTGTTGAGGATAACGACCACTACCTGCAGCTGCTGCGCAACCACACCCAAAACGAACTGGTGCGGCTGGGCATGCAGCGCGACGGCAGGGACATGACGCTCAACCTGCGCACCGTGGCCCTTGCGCCCGACCTTGCCCGCAAGCTTGCCGAGCAGCGATGGGGCTTTGTGGCCGTCGCAGCGAAGAACGGGCTCACTGTCCAGTCTATCCGCGCAGGCAGTCCGGCAGCCCAGCTGGGCCTGCAACAAGGTGACATCATAGTCAAAATAGGCGGCATAGCCATGCAGACATACGGAAACTACCTGTATGCCTTCACCAAGCACCGGCTGGATGCCACTGTTCTCATGCTTGTTGCCCGCGAAGGACGCGGTTATTACGTCCGCATGAAAATGCAATAA
- the cobT gene encoding nicotinate-nucleotide--dimethylbenzimidazole phosphoribosyltransferase, whose amino-acid sequence MEQLFASAVQAIAPVDRNFEAAGQAHLDDLTKPKGSLGRLEEIALRLYCIQRGVRPLSADPARIYTVAGDHGVTAEGVSLFPQEVTRQMVLNFLSGGAGINVLAQTVGADLMVVDAGSCGGEYPEHAKLLQRKVAQGTDNFVNGPAMSRENCLKALMLGIELADLAAADGCRTVATGEMGISNTTPATALYSAYLGIDPADITGAGTGLDAKGIVHKTRVIVRALQANKAAIQTGDPVNVLAALGGYEIAALAGLILGAAKNEQVVLVDGFISTAAYTAAAAICPHVQEYAFFSHASAEQGHRKILGALGIKPLHDLGLRLGEGTGAALTLFLLRSACNVFNDMATFSGAGVTKGAESL is encoded by the coding sequence ATGGAACAGCTTTTTGCCAGTGCCGTGCAGGCCATTGCCCCTGTAGACAGAAATTTCGAGGCAGCCGGTCAGGCGCACCTGGATGATTTGACCAAACCCAAGGGCAGCCTTGGCCGTCTGGAAGAAATTGCCCTCAGATTATATTGCATTCAGCGCGGCGTGCGTCCGCTTTCCGCAGACCCCGCGCGTATTTATACCGTTGCCGGTGACCACGGCGTGACCGCCGAAGGCGTATCCCTGTTTCCGCAGGAAGTCACCCGACAGATGGTGCTTAATTTTCTCTCCGGCGGAGCGGGCATAAACGTGCTCGCCCAGACCGTGGGAGCTGATCTCATGGTTGTGGACGCGGGCAGCTGCGGCGGGGAGTATCCCGAGCATGCCAAGCTGCTGCAGCGCAAGGTGGCACAGGGCACCGACAACTTCGTGAACGGCCCTGCCATGAGCCGCGAGAATTGCCTCAAGGCCCTTATGCTCGGCATAGAGCTGGCCGACTTGGCCGCTGCGGACGGATGCCGCACTGTGGCGACCGGTGAAATGGGCATTTCGAACACCACTCCGGCCACGGCACTGTATAGCGCCTACCTCGGTATTGATCCGGCGGATATCACCGGTGCGGGTACCGGACTGGACGCCAAGGGCATAGTGCACAAGACCCGCGTGATCGTCCGTGCGCTGCAGGCGAACAAGGCAGCCATTCAGACCGGCGATCCCGTGAACGTGCTGGCCGCTCTGGGCGGGTATGAAATTGCCGCGCTCGCTGGGCTTATCCTTGGTGCCGCCAAGAATGAACAGGTGGTGCTGGTGGACGGCTTCATTTCCACTGCCGCCTACACTGCGGCTGCGGCCATCTGCCCCCACGTGCAGGAATATGCTTTCTTCTCCCATGCCTCGGCAGAGCAGGGGCACCGCAAGATCCTGGGCGCGCTCGGCATCAAGCCCCTGCACGACCTCGGCCTGCGTCTGGGCGAAGGCACCGGTGCCGCGCTTACGCTGTTCCTGCTGCGTTCCGCCTGCAATGTCTTCAACGACATGGCGACCTTCAGCGGTGCAGGCGTGACCAAGGGTGCGGAATCACTCTAG
- a CDS encoding class I fructose-bisphosphate aldolase, which produces MSDIANKLGKDAEYLLAHECKTFKKDSLILPGPDFIDRVFAHSDRPIPVLRSLQQLFDHGRLGGTGYLSILPVDQGIEHSAAASFAPNPIYFDPENIVKLALEGGCNAVASTLGVLGMVARKYAHKIPFVLKFNHNELLTYPTFEDQIIFASMKQARDMGCAAVGATIYFGHATSNKQIIEVARAFEVAQELGMATILWCYTRNNAFKKDGVDYHVSADLTGQANHLGVTIKADIVKQKQPENNGGYTAVNFGKTHPAVYKCLTTDHPIDLTRYQVANCYMGRAGLINSGGASGGADDMNEAVRTAVINKRAGGMGLISGRKAFQRPMQDGVALLNAIQDVYLDDTVTIA; this is translated from the coding sequence ATGTCAGATATTGCCAACAAACTCGGCAAAGACGCTGAATATCTACTTGCCCACGAATGCAAAACCTTCAAAAAGGATAGCCTGATCCTGCCCGGTCCCGATTTCATCGACCGCGTGTTCGCCCACTCAGACCGCCCCATTCCCGTGCTGCGCAGCCTGCAGCAGCTCTTTGACCATGGCCGTCTGGGCGGAACCGGCTACCTTTCCATTCTGCCCGTGGATCAGGGCATAGAGCATTCCGCGGCCGCATCGTTCGCGCCCAACCCCATCTATTTTGACCCTGAAAACATTGTGAAGCTCGCCCTTGAAGGCGGCTGCAATGCCGTTGCCTCCACTCTCGGCGTTCTGGGCATGGTGGCCAGAAAATACGCGCACAAAATTCCCTTTGTGCTCAAATTCAACCACAACGAACTGCTCACCTACCCCACCTTCGAAGACCAGATCATCTTCGCCTCCATGAAGCAGGCAAGAGACATGGGCTGCGCTGCCGTGGGCGCGACCATCTATTTCGGCCATGCCACCAGCAACAAGCAGATCATCGAAGTGGCACGGGCGTTTGAAGTGGCGCAAGAACTGGGCATGGCCACCATTCTGTGGTGCTATACCCGCAACAATGCCTTCAAGAAGGACGGCGTGGACTACCACGTTTCCGCAGACCTGACGGGTCAGGCAAACCACCTTGGCGTGACCATCAAGGCCGACATCGTGAAGCAGAAGCAGCCGGAGAACAACGGCGGCTACACTGCCGTCAATTTCGGCAAGACCCACCCTGCGGTCTATAAATGCCTGACCACGGACCACCCCATCGACCTTACCCGCTATCAGGTCGCCAACTGCTACATGGGCCGCGCCGGTCTCATCAACTCCGGCGGCGCATCAGGCGGTGCGGACGACATGAACGAAGCCGTGCGCACGGCAGTCATCAACAAGCGGGCAGGCGGCATGGGCCTTATCTCCGGCCGCAAGGCGTTCCAGCGCCCCATGCAGGACGGCGTCGCTCTGCTGAATGCCATTCAGGACGTGTATCTCGACGATACCGTCACCATTGCCTAA
- a CDS encoding cache domain-containing protein, whose translation MQNNVTIASRIGLLLLFMIVFASAIGVTYTYFMGKVESDAIMEAKSAMMEGYERTLRQSVQSLAHVLGDVVQEAKATGQDPRLALREAIRGIRYEDSGYYFIYDEHGVNVAHPLHPEFQSTNRYEHEDPKGNPYIAALGEKAAKGGGYVTYLFNKPNEAVIAPKLAYAEMIPGTSFWLATGIYIDAIEAEQLRLSTRLDAHLRNAILTVSTGTILVLIIIVLPTSLVMVNGILKPWKQMEKELRHAQKMEAIGIFAGGIAHDFNNILGAITSCSELALSDTPTNSPVHEDLRHVLKAAKRGKNLVKRIKAFSRRTDAPRHAVNMQSVIKECMHLLQTFIPATIDVRVKINAHGAQVLADPDQLLQVAMNLCTNAEQAMRGMKGVLSVTLDVEDLSVERARALALPAGVYVRLEVADTGVGMKPVVAKHIFEPFYTTRKKSGGTGLGLSMSHSIVKMHGGAITVRSVPGKGSTFTVLLPCTGIAEERESHEEVAVLPRGTETILLVDDDEDMAYSVSKLFKRLGYDVVCKTSSPEALDYFASDPEGVDLMLTDHMMPSLTGVELTREVHKIRQDLPVILYSGFEGSGLLPRIPKDWKTVGVSSFFTKPFETVELCSAVRRLLDEHKSVSVAANDEATDDDPSAHY comes from the coding sequence ATGCAGAATAACGTGACCATTGCCAGCCGCATCGGTTTGCTGCTGCTCTTCATGATAGTGTTTGCCTCGGCCATTGGCGTTACCTACACCTACTTCATGGGCAAGGTTGAGTCCGACGCCATCATGGAAGCCAAATCCGCCATGATGGAAGGATACGAGCGTACGCTGCGGCAGTCTGTGCAGTCCCTCGCCCACGTGCTCGGCGATGTGGTGCAGGAGGCGAAAGCGACCGGACAGGACCCCAGACTCGCCCTGCGCGAGGCCATTCGCGGCATCCGCTACGAAGATTCCGGCTACTACTTTATATATGATGAGCACGGCGTGAACGTGGCGCACCCGCTGCATCCTGAATTTCAGAGCACCAACCGCTACGAGCACGAAGACCCCAAAGGCAATCCCTACATCGCCGCGCTGGGCGAAAAGGCCGCAAAGGGCGGGGGCTATGTCACCTATCTCTTCAACAAGCCCAACGAGGCGGTCATAGCGCCCAAGCTGGCGTATGCCGAAATGATCCCCGGCACCTCGTTCTGGCTGGCCACCGGTATCTATATCGATGCCATCGAGGCGGAACAGCTGCGCCTGAGCACCCGTCTGGATGCGCATCTGCGCAACGCCATTCTCACGGTCAGCACGGGTACCATACTTGTGCTCATCATCATTGTGCTGCCCACCAGCCTTGTCATGGTGAACGGTATTCTCAAGCCGTGGAAGCAGATGGAAAAAGAGCTGCGCCATGCGCAGAAGATGGAAGCCATCGGCATATTCGCGGGGGGCATAGCCCACGATTTCAACAATATTCTCGGGGCCATAACCTCGTGCAGTGAACTGGCCCTGTCTGATACACCGACAAACAGTCCGGTGCATGAAGACTTGCGGCATGTGCTCAAGGCGGCCAAGCGGGGCAAGAATCTGGTCAAGCGCATCAAGGCATTCAGCCGCAGGACGGACGCCCCCCGTCACGCCGTGAACATGCAGAGCGTGATCAAGGAATGCATGCACCTTCTGCAGACCTTTATTCCCGCCACCATCGACGTGCGGGTGAAAATCAACGCCCACGGCGCGCAGGTGCTGGCCGATCCTGACCAGCTGCTGCAGGTGGCCATGAACCTGTGCACCAACGCGGAGCAGGCTATGCGCGGCATGAAGGGCGTGCTTTCCGTCACGCTGGATGTGGAAGACCTTTCCGTTGAGCGCGCCCGCGCGCTGGCTCTGCCTGCCGGAGTGTATGTACGGCTGGAGGTTGCAGACACGGGCGTGGGTATGAAGCCCGTTGTGGCCAAGCATATCTTCGAACCCTTCTACACCACCCGCAAGAAGAGCGGCGGAACGGGGCTTGGTCTTTCCATGTCGCATTCCATTGTCAAGATGCACGGCGGGGCAATCACGGTGCGCTCAGTGCCCGGCAAGGGCAGCACGTTTACGGTGCTGTTACCCTGCACGGGCATTGCCGAGGAGAGGGAGAGCCACGAAGAGGTTGCCGTGCTGCCCAGAGGCACGGAAACCATTCTGCTGGTGGATGATGACGAGGATATGGCCTATTCCGTGAGCAAGCTTTTCAAGCGTCTGGGCTATGATGTGGTCTGCAAGACGAGCAGTCCCGAAGCGCTGGATTACTTCGCCTCGGACCCCGAAGGCGTGGACCTGATGCTGACGGACCACATGATGCCCTCGCTGACGGGGGTTGAACTGACCCGCGAAGTCCATAAGATACGGCAGGATCTGCCGGTTATCCTCTACAGCGGGTTCGAAGGCAGCGGGCTGCTGCCGAGAATTCCCAAGGACTGGAAGACCGTGGGGGTTTCTTCCTTCTTCACCAAGCCTTTTGAAACCGTGGAATTGTGCAGTGCAGTGCGCCGGTTGCTTGATGAGCATAAGAGCGTATCCGTGGCTGCGAACGATGAGGCGACAGACGATGACCCGAGTGCTCATTATTGA
- a CDS encoding sigma-54-dependent transcriptional regulator yields MTRVLIIDDDESMRYALTRAVRRMGHDAVTAEDIGSGLALARRENIDAVFLDVHLPDGNGLSILSDLAQCPSAPEVIIITGEGDPDGAELAINNGAWDYIEKTDSIQKISLTLKRALDYRRERTGAAACQPVRALRRDRIVGDSVGLGRSLDMVAQAAWGDSNVLIIGETGTGKELFARAIHENSARAEGPFVVVDCAALPENLVESILFGHRKGAFTGADQDQTGLVIQADGGTLFLDEVGELPLNMQKAFLRVLQERTVRPIGSKAEVHSNFRLVAATNRNLEQMVSDGAFRSDLLFRLQTIRIDIPPLRERKGDIRALAAHYIDIYCARAGMELKGLNSDFLDTLEANDWPGNVRELIHTIEHAVAASASESVLFSKHLPPSLRASVARNRMTLQQDVPAGGPVRQGGAAPQQAMQLAGMELPPLAEFREAAINEAEKNYLQALMVSAEGNIKEVIRRSGVSQSRLYALLKKHNISSQDL; encoded by the coding sequence ATGACCCGAGTGCTCATTATTGATGATGACGAATCCATGCGCTACGCCCTGACGCGGGCAGTGCGGCGCATGGGCCATGATGCCGTTACGGCAGAAGATATCGGCTCAGGCCTTGCCCTTGCGCGGCGTGAAAATATTGATGCCGTGTTTCTGGATGTGCACCTGCCGGACGGCAACGGGCTGTCCATTCTGTCCGATCTTGCCCAGTGCCCTTCGGCACCCGAAGTGATCATCATCACGGGCGAAGGCGATCCGGACGGGGCAGAGCTGGCCATCAACAACGGGGCATGGGACTACATAGAGAAAACGGACTCCATCCAGAAGATTTCCCTTACCCTCAAGCGGGCGCTGGACTACCGCCGGGAACGGACAGGGGCGGCTGCATGCCAGCCTGTGCGTGCTCTGCGGCGGGACCGCATAGTGGGAGACAGCGTGGGGCTTGGCCGTTCGCTCGACATGGTGGCGCAGGCGGCGTGGGGAGATTCGAACGTGCTCATTATCGGGGAAACCGGTACGGGCAAGGAGCTGTTCGCCAGAGCCATCCATGAGAACAGCGCGCGGGCCGAGGGACCGTTTGTGGTGGTGGACTGTGCGGCGCTACCGGAGAATCTGGTGGAATCCATTCTCTTCGGACACCGCAAAGGGGCGTTCACCGGAGCGGATCAGGACCAGACCGGGCTGGTTATTCAGGCGGACGGCGGCACCCTGTTCCTCGACGAAGTGGGCGAACTGCCCCTGAACATGCAGAAGGCATTTCTGCGGGTGCTGCAGGAGCGCACCGTGCGGCCCATAGGCAGCAAGGCCGAGGTGCACAGCAACTTCCGGCTTGTGGCGGCCACCAACCGCAATCTGGAGCAGATGGTTTCCGATGGCGCTTTCCGCAGTGATCTGCTCTTCAGGCTGCAGACCATCCGCATAGATATTCCTCCGCTCAGGGAGCGCAAGGGCGATATCCGCGCGCTGGCGGCGCACTACATCGATATTTACTGCGCCCGTGCAGGCATGGAGCTCAAGGGGTTGAACTCCGACTTCCTTGATACGCTGGAGGCAAATGACTGGCCCGGCAATGTTCGTGAGCTTATTCATACAATCGAACATGCCGTTGCCGCTTCCGCCTCTGAGTCTGTGCTGTTTTCGAAGCACCTGCCCCCCAGCCTTCGGGCATCTGTGGCGCGCAACCGTATGACGTTGCAGCAGGATGTGCCCGCAGGGGGGCCTGTCCGTCAGGGGGGGGCTGCCCCGCAGCAGGCCATGCAGCTTGCGGGAATGGAGCTGCCGCCGCTGGCAGAATTTCGCGAGGCGGCAATCAATGAGGCTGAGAAGAACTACCTGCAGGCGCTTATGGTCAGTGCGGAGGGGAACATCAAGGAGGTCATACGGCGCTCCGGTGTTTCCCAGTCCCGTCTGTATGCGCTCCTCAAGAAGCACAACATTTCGTCACAGGACCTCTAA
- the rlmB gene encoding 23S rRNA (guanosine(2251)-2'-O)-methyltransferase RlmB — MSNDNYNDNGGILPGTKPVAERLKTSPEQIDSVLIRKGKVGQDINIITDLCKKNKIRFTFVQEQVLDKLFNGNHQGVVAKIFDAGFLEEDTVLEMGLSAHLPLVLVLDQVQDPGNAGTLARTLYGIGGGGLIVPKHNASFLGAAAAKASAGALGKLPVAKATNLSRTLELAKEMGYFVYGAYMGDNAESLYTAKLHTPAVLVLGNEDKGIRPNVGKRIDISLTIPMRNDFDSLNVAQAGAMIMSQFLAKLGK; from the coding sequence ATGTCTAACGATAATTATAATGATAACGGTGGGATTCTGCCCGGCACCAAGCCTGTGGCGGAGCGTCTGAAAACTTCTCCCGAACAAATAGATTCTGTACTTATTCGCAAGGGAAAAGTAGGACAAGATATTAATATTATTACTGATTTGTGTAAAAAAAATAAAATTCGCTTTACTTTTGTGCAGGAACAGGTGCTTGACAAGCTTTTCAACGGCAACCACCAGGGTGTTGTCGCCAAGATTTTTGATGCGGGTTTTCTTGAAGAAGACACCGTTCTCGAAATGGGCCTTTCCGCCCACCTGCCGCTGGTGCTGGTACTTGATCAGGTTCAGGACCCCGGCAACGCCGGCACTCTGGCCCGCACTCTGTACGGCATAGGCGGTGGCGGCCTGATCGTACCCAAGCACAATGCCTCCTTCCTCGGCGCTGCCGCTGCCAAGGCTTCTGCCGGAGCGCTGGGCAAGCTGCCCGTGGCCAAGGCCACCAATCTTTCCCGTACTCTCGAGCTGGCCAAGGAAATGGGCTACTTCGTTTACGGCGCCTACATGGGCGACAATGCCGAAAGCCTGTACACCGCTAAGCTGCACACGCCCGCCGTGCTGGTCCTCGGTAACGAGGATAAGGGCATCCGCCCCAACGTGGGCAAGCGCATAGACATCTCGCTGACCATTCCCATGCGCAACGACTTCGACTCTCTCAACGTGGCGCAGGCCGGCGCCATGATCATGTCACAGTTTCTGGCAAAGCTCGGCAAGTAG
- a CDS encoding LysM peptidoglycan-binding domain-containing protein has product MQKILPSKYSATMIIGLMLVFSLGACAPKQTVLDSGPVVKAPVDGAVCEPGSIQASGDPDVPSEDVSSLDETPGQDSSPLTAEEQEALNTRLDINIDMDDSDREIVEQYFKYFTHSRREVFERYLERAELYLPYARKVFKDKGLPDEVVYLAFVESGFNPNAYSRAGAAGMWQFMPYTGRKYGLKYDWWIDERRDPFKATHAAADYLNKLYADFGDWYLAIAAYNAGEGKIGRAMKGTGAESFFELTQKNDQLSHKAQLRQETRHYVPKFLAIVKIMRNLEKLGFKPISLDCGVELAEMRVKGGTDLLALSESCGLEWKTFSSYNPAFSRQVSPPDHDATIYLPAKQLAAASTFVASSKSRPYAGWKSYSIKSGDSWYRISRKFNVPVTVLKSVNKNSSNVLRVGQLVMIPGGGSSSAVAWDMSRAKTRSIAQKRSNYRVQTGDTLSAISRETGVSLQTLMEANGLTAKSMLKVGQKLYVPDNSFKKTVASRKQAEEVKKSIVYSVRRGESLWSIARKFGVSHQDVMRWNQLDKQSQLHPGDQIKLFVN; this is encoded by the coding sequence ATGCAAAAAATACTACCCAGCAAATATTCTGCGACGATGATTATCGGGCTTATGCTCGTTTTTTCCCTTGGTGCGTGTGCTCCCAAACAGACGGTTCTTGACTCCGGTCCGGTGGTCAAGGCTCCTGTTGACGGGGCTGTCTGCGAGCCGGGCTCTATACAGGCGTCCGGTGATCCGGATGTTCCCAGTGAAGATGTCTCTTCTCTCGACGAAACGCCCGGTCAGGACTCCTCTCCGCTGACTGCGGAAGAACAGGAGGCCCTGAACACCCGTCTCGATATCAATATTGATATGGATGACAGCGACCGCGAGATCGTCGAACAGTATTTCAAGTACTTCACCCACTCCCGCCGCGAAGTGTTCGAGCGTTATCTTGAGCGTGCCGAACTCTACCTGCCTTATGCACGCAAGGTGTTCAAGGATAAAGGTCTGCCTGACGAAGTGGTGTATCTTGCATTTGTGGAAAGCGGATTCAACCCCAATGCCTATTCCCGTGCCGGTGCTGCCGGTATGTGGCAGTTCATGCCGTACACCGGACGCAAGTATGGTCTGAAGTATGACTGGTGGATTGACGAACGCCGTGACCCCTTCAAGGCAACCCATGCGGCTGCCGACTATCTCAACAAGCTGTATGCCGACTTCGGCGACTGGTATCTGGCCATTGCCGCGTATAATGCGGGTGAGGGCAAGATCGGTCGCGCCATGAAGGGCACCGGCGCTGAAAGCTTCTTCGAGCTTACCCAGAAGAATGATCAGCTGAGCCACAAAGCCCAGCTGCGTCAGGAAACCCGCCACTACGTCCCCAAGTTCCTCGCCATCGTGAAGATCATGCGCAACCTCGAGAAGCTGGGCTTCAAGCCCATCTCTCTGGACTGCGGTGTCGAGCTGGCGGAAATGCGGGTAAAGGGCGGCACCGACCTTCTGGCTCTTTCGGAATCTTGCGGGCTGGAGTGGAAGACCTTCTCTTCCTACAATCCGGCGTTCAGCCGTCAGGTCAGCCCGCCTGATCACGATGCCACGATCTACCTGCCTGCCAAGCAACTTGCCGCAGCCAGCACGTTCGTCGCCTCTTCCAAGTCCCGTCCCTATGCAGGCTGGAAGTCTTACTCCATAAAGTCCGGCGATTCCTGGTATCGTATAAGCCGTAAGTTCAACGTGCCGGTGACAGTGCTCAAGAGCGTGAACAAGAACTCCAGCAATGTGCTGCGGGTGGGCCAGTTGGTCATGATCCCCGGCGGCGGTTCCAGTTCGGCTGTTGCGTGGGATATGTCCCGTGCAAAGACCCGCTCCATAGCTCAGAAGCGCAGCAACTACCGCGTGCAGACCGGCGACACTCTTTCCGCCATTTCCCGCGAAACCGGTGTGAGCTTGCAGACTCTGATGGAAGCCAACGGGCTTACCGCAAAGTCTATGCTCAAGGTCGGCCAGAAGCTGTACGTTCCGGACAATTCCTTCAAGAAGACCGTTGCCTCGCGCAAGCAGGCTGAAGAAGTTAAGAAGTCTATTGTATATAGTGTTCGCCGTGGCGAATCCCTGTGGTCCATCGCCCGCAAGTTTGGCGTGTCCCACCAGGACGTGATGCGCTGGAACCAGCTTGATAAGCAGAGCCAGCTGCACCCCGGTGATCAGATAAAGCTGTTTGTGAACTAG